The Malassezia japonica chromosome 8, complete sequence genome includes a window with the following:
- a CDS encoding uncharacterized protein (EggNog:ENOG503NV52; COG:I; TransMembrane:7 (o20-44i56-77o89-107i114-132o138-160i181-197o227-251i)) gives MSWLQETEPIPEGYWGPVVWTKYIAEPVNTLTNLMFMGAALYGMWRVYQQRLPSRFIGGFAGLGLVGCGSFLFHMTLKHEAQLLDELPMIWASSYVSWSLLDQTLAYGKKVNPVVLPTVIFAIVTFISVTYVQNGNPVFHQVAYALIFGLTIIHGIHTLFSSKSPLAVSESSRRMRSDVRRLQFFGTVTFLLGFLIWNTDNIFCGTLRVGRDIIGYPWALLLEGHGWWHILTCYGAYMLFVSMEAIVLPLMEHPDNFVMVMDIFPYVKRVQDDDPKRRLLNEYLAAKNK, from the exons ATGAGCTGGCTGCAAGAGACGGAGCCGATCCCCGAGGGATACTGGGGCCCTGT TGTCTGGACCAAGTACATTGCCGAGCCTGTCAACACGCTGACCAATCTCATGTTCatgggcgcggcgctgtacGGCATGTGGCGCGTGtaccagcagcgcctcccGTCGCGCTTCATTGGCGGCTTTGcaggcctcggccttgtgGGCTGTGGCTCGTTCCTGTTCCACATGACGCTCAAGCACGAGGCacagctcctcgacgagctgccgaTGATCTGGGCGAGCAGCTACGTGAGCTGGTCGCTCCTGGACCAGACGCTCGCGTACGGCAAGAAGGTGAACCCGGTCGTGCTTCCGACCGTCATCTTTGCGATCGTCACGTTCATCTCGGTGACCTACGTGCAGAACGGCAACCCCGTCTTTCACCAGGTCGCCTACGCGCTTATTTTCGGCCTGACCATCATCCACGGCATCCACACGCTCTTTTCGTCCAagtcgccgctcgcggtgagcgagtcgtcgcgccgcatgcgcagcgacgtacgccgccTGCAGTTCTTTGGCACGGTCACGTTCCTGCTTGGCTTCCTGATCTGGAACACGGACAATATCTTttgcggcacgctgcgcgtggGCCGCGACATTATCGGCTACCCGTgggcgctgctcctcgagggACACGGCTGGTGGCACATTCTCACCTGCTACGGCGCTTACATGCTCTTTGTGTCGATGGAGGCGATCGTGCTGCCGCTCATGGAACACCCGGACAACTTTGTGATGGTCAT